From the Musa acuminata AAA Group cultivar baxijiao chromosome BXJ3-7, Cavendish_Baxijiao_AAA, whole genome shotgun sequence genome, one window contains:
- the LOC135643591 gene encoding receptor-like protein kinase HSL1 encodes MRLLPPVTVVLAVVCFYGLQLACSLNQEGLYLLEARRGLVDRSDALSSWDARDATPCAWKGVTCSSADPPVVTAVNLSGLDLEGPFPSSLCRLPSLTFLSLSSNYINSSLTDADIAGCVALSDLDLSQNNLVGLLPDALAALPRLTHLVITGNNFSGAIPPSFGHFLRIETLSLVSNLLTSTIPSFLGNLTTLRELNLGYNPFDAGPIPESLGNLSSLTNFFLPGCNLVGEIPPSLGRLSRLTNLDLSTNHLHGSIPQFVTHLSSVVQIELYNNSLSGRVLAGLGKLPNLRRFDFSLNRLEGSLPDDIFDAPLLESVHLYSNQLSGGIPAGVARSKNLVDLRLFMNQLTGSVPPDLGKNSPLVNLDLSENLLSGEIPASICDRGALQQLLLIDNSFSGRLPDGLGRCRTLVRVRLSRNKLSGPVPSGLWGLPHVSLLDLNNNAFSGGISPVISSAANLSKLLIDDNQFSGSIPSEMGVLSKLYEFSAANNRLTGPLPASLGNLAELGQLSLHDNSLSGELLRGIQSWKKLSELNLANNGFTGGIPPELGSLPVLNYLDLSGNSLTGEIPIQLQNLKLNQFNLSNNELSGAIPPMFAREAYRSSFLGNPGLCGDIPGLCPVSGGSARGGHGFAWLLRAIFLLAGFVFIVGMAWFYWRYKQYKKAIDKSKWTLRSFHKLGFSEYEILDSLEEDSVIGSGASGKVYKVGLSNGETVAVKKLWGTSEKDVEHMDQVVDDAFEAEVATLGKIRHKNIVKLWCCCSHKDRKLLVYEYMPNGSLGDLLHSSKGGLLDWPTRLKIAMDAAEGLSYLHHDCVPPIVHRDVKSNNILLDGEFGAKVSDFGVAKAVEVIGKGPKSMSVIAGSCGYIAPEYAYTLRVNEKSDIYSFGVVILELVTGKLPVDPEYGEKDLVKWVSVAMEQKGVEQVIDPKLDISHKEEISNVLDIGLLCASSLPINRPSMRRVVKMLREVSMQNKPKTPKKDGKLSPYYYEDPSNQGSTV; translated from the exons ATGAGGCTGCTTCCACCGGTCACTGTTGTTCTTGCTGTTGTTTGCTTCTATGGCCTGCAGCTCGCCTGCTCGCTGAACCAAGAAGGACTATACCTGTTGGAGGCCAGGCGCGGCCTGGTCGACCGCTCCGACGCCCTCTCCAGCTGGGACGCCCGCGACGCGACCCCCTGCGCCTGGAAAGGCGTCACCTGCTCTTCCGCCGACCCACCCGTCGTCACCGCCGTCAACCTCAGCGGCCTCGACCTCGAGGGCCCCTTCCCTTCCTCCCTCTGCCGCCTTCCAAGCCTCACTTTCCTCTCCCTGTCATCGAACTACATCAACTCCTCCCTCACCGACGCCGACATCGCCGGCTGCGTCGCGCTGTCCGACCTCGACCTCTCGCAGAACAACCTCGTCGGCCTGCTTCCCGACGCCCTCGCGGCGCTGCCCCGCCTGACTCACCTCGTCATCACCGGCAACAACTTCTCCGGCGCCATTCCGCCCTCGTTTGGCCACTTCCTTCGCATCGAGACGCTGTCGCTGGTGTCCAATCTGCTCACCTCCACCATTCCTTCCTTCCTCGGCAATCTCACCACGCTCCGCGAGCTCAACCTGGGGTACAACCCCTTTGATGCTGGGCCGATACCGGAGTCACTCGGGAACCTATCCTCGCTGACGAACTTCTTCCTCCCCGGCTGCAACCTCGTCGGCGAGATACCGCCGTCGCTCGGCCGGCTCTCGCGGCTCACCAACCTGGACCTCTCCACCAACCACCTACATGGCAGCATCCCGCAGTTCGTCACCCATCTCTCGAGCGTCGTACAGATCGAGTTGTACAATAACTCGCTCTCCGGCCGCGTCCTGGCTGGGCTCGGCAAGCTCCCCAACTTGCGCCGCTTCGACTTCTCCCTTAACCGACTCGAAGGGTCGCTTCCTGATGACATCTTCGACGCGCCGCTGCTTGAGAGCGTGCATCTCTACTCGAATCAGCTGAGTGGCGGCATCCCTGCCGGCGTCGCCCGCTCCAAGAACCTGGTTGATCTCCGGTTGTTCATGAACCAACTCACTGGCTCCGTCCCTCCAGATCTCGGCAAGAATTCTCCGTTGGTGAATCTCGATTTGTCGGAGAATTTGCTTTCTGGCGAGATCCCTGCGAGCATCTGTGACCGCGGCGCTTTGCAGCAGCTGCTCCTGATCGACAACTCCTTCTCTGGCAGGCTGCCCGACGGCCTTGGGAGGTGCCGGACTCTCGTCCGAGTCCGGCTCTCGCGCAACAAACTCAGCGGCCCGGTGCCGAGCGGGCTTTGGGGTCTGCCGCACGTTTCACTCCTTGATCTGAACAATAACGCCTTCTCCGGTGGGATCTCCCCGGTCATCTCGAGTGCCGCCAATCTCTCGAAGCTCCTCATCGACGACAACCAGTTCTCCGGCAGCATCCCATCAGAAATGGGAGTTTTGTCGAAGCTGTATGAATTCTCTGCCGCCAACAACCGGCTGACGGGGCCGCTCCCTGCGTCGCTCGGCAACTTAGCAGAGCTCGGCCAGCTCAGCCTCCATGACAATTCCCTCTCTGGCGAGCTGCTCCGTGGGATCCAGTCCTGGAAGAAGCTCAGCGAGCTCAATCTCGCCAACAATGGATTCACAGGTGGAATTCCTCCGGAGCTTGGCTCTCTCCCGGTACTCAACTACCTCGATCTTTCCGGCAACAGCCTCACTGGCGAGATCCCCATACAACTGCAGAACCTGAAGCTGAACCAGTTCAACTTATCCAATAACGAGCTCTCGGGTGCTATTCCGCCTATGTTCGCGAGGGAGGCCTACCGCAGTAGCTTCTTGGGCAATCCGGGCCTCTGTGGAGACATCCCTGGGCTATGCCCTGTCTCAGGAGGAAGTGCCAGGGGTGGCCATGGGTTCGCTTGGTTGCTTCGGGCGATCTTTCTGCTTGCCGGATTTGTCTTCATCGTTGGCATGGCGTGGTTCTACTGGAGGTACAAGCAATATAAGAAAGCCATTGATAAGTCGAAGTGGACGCTGAGGTCGTTCCACAAATTAGGATTCAGCGAGTATGAAATCCTGGACAGCCTCGAGGAAGACAGTGTGATCGGCAGCGGCGCCTCAGGAAAGGTCTACAAGGTCGGGCTCAGCAATGGAGAGACAGTTGCAGTGAAGAAGCTGTGGGGAACATCGGAGAAAGATGTTGAGCATATGGATCAGGTTGTAGATGATGCCTTTGAAGCAGAGGTAGCGACGTTGGGGAAGATTAGGCATAAGAATATCGTGAAGCTTTGGTGCTGTTGCAGTCACAAGGATCGTAAGCTTCTGGTTTATGAATATATGCCTAATGGCAGCTTGGGGGACTTGCTGCATAGCAGTAAAGGAGGGCTTCTGGACTGGCCTACGAGGCTCAAGATCGCCATGGATGCCGCAGAGGGTCTCTCTTATCTGCACCATGACTGTGTGCCACCGATCGTGCACAGAGATGTTAAGTCCAACAACATCCTCTTGGATGGAGAATTCGGGGCTAAGGTATCCGATTTCGGGGTTGCCAAAGCTGTCGAGGTGATCGGGAAGGGGCCTAAATCGATGTCGGTCATCGCAGGTTCTTGTGGATACATAGCCCCAG AATATGCATACACTCTTCGGGTGAACGAGAAGAGCGACATATATAGCTTCGGAGTGGTAATTCTAGAGCTCGTAACAGGGAAGCTCCCCGTCGATCCTGAGTATGGAGAGAAAGACCTGGTGAAGTGGGTATCTGTCGCAATGGAACAGAAGGGCGTGGAGCAAGTGATCGACCCCAAGCTCGATATCTCCCACAAGGAGGAAATCAGCAATGTCCTCGACATCGGTCTTCTTTGTGCCAGCTCCCTCCCCATTAATCGTCCATCGATGAGAAGAGTAGTGAAGATGCTGCGAGAAGTAAGCATGCAAAACAAGCCCAAGACTCCGAAGAAGGATGGGAAGCTGTCTCCTTACTACTATGAAGACCCTTCTAATCAAGGGAGCACCGTATGA
- the LOC103991680 gene encoding zinc finger protein NUTCRACKER-like, which yields MLSLRREKLATCLKEIRRKGRMSGEAISKAFGSMQPCLDSNPPAAKKKRNLPGTPDPEAEVIALSPKTLLATNRFVCEICGKGFQRDQNLQLHRRGHNLPWKLRQRSSKEPRKRVYVCPEPTCIHHNPARALGDLTGIKKHFCRKHGEKKWKCDKCSKRYAVQSDWKAHSKTCGTREYRCDCGTLFSRRDSFITHRAFCDALAQETARVTAAFNNVESNMLQQFPMSHIKPTVVHGEADQEVKQRLALWMGHGSRTNDPLDNNTVFGDMHQVGPVSAAATLYGDLLNSSSNLHQLDQSQLSWVYGEKLPSSSNMGAITSASLPATSTVTEAETSQPLLGSLPALFSSQQRHLIAVSDTSATALLQKAAQIGVTSSIPFTGSFESPKGQNANVRDRFDGLFSSRSQPSNLENIVPNFAVSNTFDVYAARHGSPRRDDIGGETRDFLGVGVHTLSQPSINGWI from the exons ATGCTCTCGTTGCGGAGAGAAAAGTTGGCGACTTGTCTAAAGGAGATTAGAAGGAAAGGAAGGATGTCAGGAGAAGCGATCTCAAAGGCCTTCGGATCGATGCAACCGTGTCTGGACTCCAATCCTCCTGcggcaaagaagaagaggaatcttCCGGGAACACCAG ATCCTGAAGCTGAGGTGATCGCCTTGTCGCCGAAGACGCTCTTGGCCACCAACCGGTTCGTGTGCGAGATATGTGGGAAGGGCTTCCAACGCGACCAGAATCTCCAGCTCCACCGCCGCGGCCACAACCTGCCATGGAAGCTGAGGCAGAGGAGCAGCAAGGAGCCGAGGAAGCGGGTCTACGTGTGCCCCGAGCCCACCTGCATCCACCACAACCCTGCGAGGGCGCTCGGGGATCTGACGGGCATCAAGAAGCACTTCTGCAGGAAGCACggcgagaagaagtggaagtgcgATAAGTGCTCGAAGCGCTACGCGGTGCAGTCGGACTGGAAGGCGCACTCCAAGACCTGCGGCACCAGGGAGTACCGATGCGATTGCGGCACCCTTTTCTCCAG AAGAGACAGCTTCATCACTCACAGAGCTTTCTGCGATGCCTTGGCCCAAGAAACCGCGAGAGTGACAGCAGCCTTCAACAACGTGGAGTCTAACATGCTGCAGCAGTTCCCAATGTCCCATATCAAGCCCACCGTCGTCCATGGCGAAGCCGACCAAGAGGTCAAGCAGCGGCTTGCGTTGTGGATGGGACATGGATCTCGGACCAATGATCCCTTAGATAATAACACTGTCTTCGGTGACATGCATCAAGTCGGCCCCGTGAGCGCTGCTGCAACGTTGTATGGTGATCTCCTCAACTCGTCCTCCAACCTGCACCAACTGGATCAAAGCCAGTTGAGTTGGGTTTACGGCGAAAAGCTCCCATCATCATCGAACATGGGAGCCATAACAAGTGCCTCGTTACCAGCTACAAGCACAGTGACGGAAGCTGAGACCTCGCAGCCTCTTCTCGGAAGCCTGCCTGCGTTGTTTAGCTCTCAACAGCGTCATCTGATAGCAGTATCGGATACATCTGCCACAGCGTTGTTGCAGAAGGCTGCGCAGATTGGTGTGACTTCCAGTATCCCATTCACAGGGAGCTTCGAGTCACCGAAGGGCCAAAATGCCAACGTCCGCGACAGATTTGATGGACTATTCAGTTCAAGGAGCCAACCAAGCAACCTCGAGAACATTGTGCCTAATTTTGCAGTGTCGAACACGTTTGATGTGTACGCTGCAAGGCACGGAAGCCCGCGGAGGGATGATATTGGAGGCGAGACGAGAGATTTCTTAGGTGTGGGGGTGCACACACTGTCCCAGCCATCGATTAATGGATGGATCTGA
- the LOC103991682 gene encoding ras-related protein RABA1f produces the protein MAYKADEDYDYLFKVVLIGDSGVGKTNLLSRFSRNEFSSESKSTIGVEFATRTIRVDEKLVKAQIWDTAGQERYRAITSAYYRGAAGALVVYDVTRHITFENVERWMKELKNHTDANTVMMLLGNKADLRHIRAVSVEDAQAFAQRERAFFMETSALESMNVETAFTEVLTQIYHVVSKKVLDLGDDPSAVPKGQTINIGADDDVQAAAKKTGCCAE, from the exons ATGGCGTACAAGGCGGACGAGGATTACGACTACCTGTTCAAGGTGGTGCTGATCGGAGACTCCGGGGTGGGGAAGACGAACTTGCTCTCCCGCTTCTCCCGTAACGAGTTCAGCTCCGAGTCCAAGTCCACCATCGGCGTTGAGTTCGCCACCCGCACCATCCGTGTCGACGAGAAGCTCGTCAAGGCCCAGATCTGggacaccgccggccaagaaag ATATCGAGCAATCACTAGTGCATACTACAGAGGAGCTGCCGGTGCCCTCGTCGTCTATGACGTAACTCGACATATAACCTTTGAGAATGTGGAGAGGTGGATGAAGGAACTCAAGAACCACACGGATGCAAACACCGTCATGATGCTCTTGGGCAACAAGGCTGACTTGCGTCACATAAGGGCCGTCTCAGTGGAGGACGCACAGGCCTTTGCTCAACGGGAGAGGGCTTTCTTCATGGAGACATCTGCCCTCGAGTCCATGAACGTGGAGACTGCCTTCACCGAAGTGCTGACCCAGATCTACCATGTGGTCAGCAAGAAGGTGCTTGATCTCGGTGATGATCCGTCGGCTGTGCCCAAGGGACAGACCATCAACATCGGCGCCGACGACGACGTGCAAGCTGCTGCTAAGAAAACCGGCTGTTGCGCAGAATAG